AGGTGATGAGCCTTCTAAACTAGAAGATTTCTTTTTAGATAGTGGCGATTTCATGATGGATTTAGCCACCTCAATGAATTGGTCTAATCGTTTTACCGCTGCATGTTTTGCTTGGTTAATCTTTTTTTGTATGTCTTATGGTGTGAGGATTGGCGGACATATTGGCGTGGATGCTTTAGTCAAAGTATTTCAAAAACGTACACAAAGAATATTGGCTTATCTCGGGCTGGGCGCTTGTATTTTATATGGTGGCATTATGCTTTTCGCGAGTTTAGATTGGGTCTTAAATTTTTATAAACTCGGAACTTTAGCAGAAGATTTAGATCGATTTGGCGTTAAGCGTTGGCATATTACAGTTATTGTCCCGATTGGTTTTATGCTCTTAATTTTACGTTATCTTGAAGTGGGCTATCGAATTATCACGCATCAACAAGATACGTTAGGACTTGCTGATGAAGCTAAAGATGCGCTTGATGAAATTGCGAAAGCAGAGCACATCAATCTTGCAGATTTAGGAGAGAAAAAATGACCATTTTATTTTTATTCGTTTTATTATTTGTATTAATGTTAATCGGTGTTCCTGTCGCGATCTCTTTAGGTTTATCGAGCGCATTAACGATTGCATTTTTTAGTCCTGACTCTCCTAGAAGTTTAGCGATTAAGATGTTTGAAACATCAGAGCATACAACGTTTTTAGCGATTCCATTTTTCTTAATTGCCGGCGCTTTTATGACGACAGGTGGCGTGGCTCAGCGTTTAATTGATTTTGCGAATGCTTGTGTCGGGCATATTCGAGGAGGGCTAGCAATTGGCTCAGTACTTGCATGTATGCTCTTTGCCGCGCTTTCAGGCTCAAGTCCTGCAACCGTTGCTGCGGTTGGCTCTATTGCTATTGCGGGAATGGTAAAGTCTGGCTATACCAAAGAGTTTGGTGCCGGCATTATTTGTAATGCAGGGACATTAGGGATTTTGATTCCGCCATCGATTGTAATGGTCGTTTATGCAGCGGCTACGGAGCAGTCTGTTGGTAAGATGTTTATGGCAGGGGTAATTCCAGGTGTTTTATTAGGCATTGCTTTGATGGTTGCGATCTATATTGTTGCACGAGTGAAAAAATTACCAGCGCAACCAAGAGTAAGTGTTAAGGAGTGGATGGGTGCTTTTCGCCGGGCTCTTTGGGGATTATTACTCATGGTGATTATCTTGGGGGGAATTTATACCGGGATGTATACACCGACAGAAGCGGCTGCTGTTGCTGCAGTCTACTCTATGTTTGTCGCGCTTTTTATCTATAAAGATATGCGTATTAGAGAGTTCTCTAAAGTGATGTTGGAATCAGGTAAGATGACCGTAATGTTAATGTTCATTATTGCCAATGCGATGCTTTTTGCGCATGTGCTTACGACAGAGCAAATCCCCCAATCGATCGCTAGTTGGGTCTCTTCTATGGGATTCTCTCCTTGGATGTTCTTAGTTATTGTAAATATTGTCCTTCTCATTGCGGGAAGTTTTATGGAGCCCTCTGCCGTTATTTTAATTTTAGCACCCATATTTTTCCCCATAGCGATGGAGCTTGGTATTGACCCTATTCATCTAGGAATTATTATGGTTGTAAATATGGAGATAGGATTAATTACACCGCCAGTGGGATTAAATCTATTTGTCACATCAGCTGTAACAGGTATGCCTATTACTAATACGATAAAAGCAGCATTACCATGGTTAATGATCTTACTCGTATTTTTGATATTGATTACTTATATCCCTGTTATTTCACTAGGACTTCCGCAGTTTTTGGGAATGATGTAATGAGTAATATTGGAAGCATTTAGTAATGATCTGATGATCAATATGAAAAAGCCCCTCTAAAGATAGGATTTATCTATTTTAGAGGGGCTTTTTTATCTCTATTTTTCAAAGATGAGTGGATCATAAAAATAGTAGGCAGTATAAAAATATTTAAATACAAAAATAAATATTTAGTAAATATTTTTATTTAAATATTAACTTGAGTATTTTCTAGGTAGTTTAGTTGATGAAGTAAATAATTTAAGGTAGCTTATAACAGTAACTTAATAGTGAAATCAATATAAAGGGGTTATGATGATCAACTTAAAAACAATATCAGCAGTTGCGTTTGCAAGTGTTTTTTTAGCAGCTTGTGCGACAGATCTAAATAAATACGAAGAAGTAATGGTTGGCAAAACATGGGTAACCACAAATGCCATTGACCAAAAAACACGTAGTATCGGACCAGAAGATAAGCGCGTGAGCATGTATTATGGTACTGCTAAATATTATCGCAATGGAACTTTTGTGATGTTTACGCCCGAAGGCGAGCAAAAAATGCAAGGTGATTGGAGCATTAGTGAAGATGGCGCAACCCGTACTTTAGTCTCTAAAGATAAAGATGGTAAGGTGCTCTTTACTCGTACAGTACAAAATACTTCAGTAACACCAACAGATTATGTCTATCGTATTTTCCCATCAGAGCGTCATCAGGATCAATATATAGATATTCTTCATAAACCTATTAAAAAGTAATAGCGGTTTATGAGGATGTAAAGGCAGGAATGATCTCTGTCTACAAGAGCCTTAGGAGTGATTCTAAGGCTTTTTTGATGCAATAATTTTAGCGTAATCAATATTAAAAAACTTTAGTAATGCTGATTTTCCTAAATGAGTCCAGATGACTTCGCGAGTTTGTGGGAAACGCTCGATCCATTTTTTCTGCTCAAAGAAAATAAGTAATTGTGTACCTAAAGCCCCTGCTAGATGAAATTTTCGCTCACTCCAATCTAAACAATTATGAGATACAATTGAGGGTGTTAAAAGCGCTTTTTTTTGAAATTCTTTTAATGAAAATCCCATACTTTGAAGGTGCTGATAGCCTTTAGCGGTTAGTTGGTATTGTTCATCTCCCTCTATCCACCTATTTTTTAAAAACTGGTGCATGATTTCAACAGCAATTGTTCCCGCAAGATGATTATAACAACTTCGAGAGAGTTGTAGGTTTAGAGGAGTTGAGCTTTTGATGGAACCAATAACGGTATCTGTTAGCGTTAAATTCATTAATACTTCTAAGGTATGCGCGATCTCTTCATTAGCAAGGCGATAGTAGCGAAAACGTCCTTGCTTGATTAACGTGATAAAACCTTGTGATTCAAGCTTTGCAAGATGCGAACTTGTTGTTGAGGCTGAAACTTCTGCCACACTTGAAAGCTCTGTTGCCGTATAGGCTCTACCATCCATCAAACTGCATAATATTTTGGCACGAGAGGGTTCTGCAATCATTGATGCCATTGCTGAGAGGTGATGGTGAAGATCAGTCATATTTCGTTTTCAATCGAAGTATTCAAAAAGGATATTGTCACAATAGCATAATTACTTTATTCAACGAGGTTATTTATGAGTGATGAGATGCAAATTGAGAGTATTTATCAAGTGAAGAAAATCTTGCTAGATTCCCATTATCAAGTAAGACCTATTGATCAAAAGGTACCAAAATTATTGCAAGGATTATTGATAGGTGAGCTATTTGCTAAACTTGTGAGAATGAATGAGGGGGAATATCATCGTCTCTTAAAACGTCATATGACATTAACTTTAATGGCATTTTCTCAAGAATATATGGCAAAGATTACTAAAGAGGTGATTACTACTACCGATGTAAGGCTCGATTCACCAGAAGCATTAACAAAGGCAATTGCTACTTGGCCAATTTTAGTAGTAGCCAAGCTGATAGGGATAAAAGTTGTTGATCCGGAGCTTTTTTTAACGCAGATTACATTATTTTCAGCGGCAATTGTTCAGCCTCATGATCAAAAGGTTGTGCTACTAGGTAATGATGCTTTAATAGCATTGTATGAGATGCTTTTACCGGCAAAAGGTCCTTTAAAACAGACATTTATGGATGTTTGTGCTGAAAGCTCTTTAATCGATGAAAGTACCGTTAATGATAATTTATTGGGGCTCTTTTTTCAGACTTTAGATGGGACAAGTGGTTTAATTGCAGCGATGTTAAAGCATTTATTAAGTGAATCTTCGCTTTCTAGTAAAGCCCTTTTAAATTGGAGTTTACAGCACCATGCTCCTATTAAAAATACTAAAAGGTTTAGAGGCAAAGAGATGCTGATTCTTCCTTTACAATTTAAAGAAAACGCTCTTCCTTTTGGTAGTGGACGACATGAATGTCCGGGGCAGTTTTGGGCAAAAACAATTGCTATCACCATTGTAGAGTATTTAAGAGCGTTACCTATAGAAAAGTGTTGGCTTTTAAAGAGCCGTTATAAAACATCGCCTAATGCGCAGGTTTTAGAGTTTTATTCTTAAGAGAAGGAGGAGCGTTAAAATGATTGCAGTAATATTTGAATTAAAGACAGATAAGATCCATAAGGCTCAGTATTTAGCATTAGCGGCTGATTTAAAATCTTACTTAAAAGATATTAGGGGGTTTATCTCTATCGAACGGTTTCAGAGCTTGGTGGCGCCGGATAAGATTTTATCGCTCTCTTTTTGGGAGAATGAAGTGGCGATT
The nucleotide sequence above comes from Ignatzschineria rhizosphaerae. Encoded proteins:
- a CDS encoding TRAP transporter small permease, whose protein sequence is MVINLYQTLDKTWQKIEIFVTVLILSAMTFITFIYTMLNNLYTPFYSLADWVAGDEPSKLEDFFLDSGDFMMDLATSMNWSNRFTAACFAWLIFFCMSYGVRIGGHIGVDALVKVFQKRTQRILAYLGLGACILYGGIMLFASLDWVLNFYKLGTLAEDLDRFGVKRWHITVIVPIGFMLLILRYLEVGYRIITHQQDTLGLADEAKDALDEIAKAEHINLADLGEKK
- the dctM gene encoding C4-dicarboxylate TRAP transporter large permease protein DctM; amino-acid sequence: MTILFLFVLLFVLMLIGVPVAISLGLSSALTIAFFSPDSPRSLAIKMFETSEHTTFLAIPFFLIAGAFMTTGGVAQRLIDFANACVGHIRGGLAIGSVLACMLFAALSGSSPATVAAVGSIAIAGMVKSGYTKEFGAGIICNAGTLGILIPPSIVMVVYAAATEQSVGKMFMAGVIPGVLLGIALMVAIYIVARVKKLPAQPRVSVKEWMGAFRRALWGLLLMVIILGGIYTGMYTPTEAAAVAAVYSMFVALFIYKDMRIREFSKVMLESGKMTVMLMFIIANAMLFAHVLTTEQIPQSIASWVSSMGFSPWMFLVIVNIVLLIAGSFMEPSAVILILAPIFFPIAMELGIDPIHLGIIMVVNMEIGLITPPVGLNLFVTSAVTGMPITNTIKAALPWLMILLVFLILITYIPVISLGLPQFLGMM
- a CDS encoding DUF4822 domain-containing protein, which translates into the protein MMINLKTISAVAFASVFLAACATDLNKYEEVMVGKTWVTTNAIDQKTRSIGPEDKRVSMYYGTAKYYRNGTFVMFTPEGEQKMQGDWSISEDGATRTLVSKDKDGKVLFTRTVQNTSVTPTDYVYRIFPSERHQDQYIDILHKPIKK
- a CDS encoding ArsR/SmtB family transcription factor, which produces MTDLHHHLSAMASMIAEPSRAKILCSLMDGRAYTATELSSVAEVSASTTSSHLAKLESQGFITLIKQGRFRYYRLANEEIAHTLEVLMNLTLTDTVIGSIKSSTPLNLQLSRSCYNHLAGTIAVEIMHQFLKNRWIEGDEQYQLTAKGYQHLQSMGFSLKEFQKKALLTPSIVSHNCLDWSERKFHLAGALGTQLLIFFEQKKWIERFPQTREVIWTHLGKSALLKFFNIDYAKIIASKKP
- a CDS encoding antibiotic biosynthesis monooxygenase family protein; protein product: MIAVIFELKTDKIHKAQYLALAADLKSYLKDIRGFISIERFQSLVAPDKILSLSFWENEVAIEAWRNLEVHRTAQVKGRASILNFYRLRVATVIRDYGLNDREEAPKDSVGYHQ